One Chthoniobacterales bacterium genomic region harbors:
- a CDS encoding polysaccharide deacetylase family protein, with protein MPELRFSSLPKFRPASGLTALLGLAIGGAALLLGARRYREGLLLAGAAHATFCTTAAIPNHPLTGPLVRRFRTESREVWLTIDDGPHPDTTPGILETLRRHGAKATFFVIGRNAANHPELLQAIVRDGHSLGNHTASHPAASFWSAGPGRIAREIDGATAAVESAGLPAPRYFRSPVGMTNLFVAPALANRGLLRIGWSSRAFDTRPQSPAAVVTRIMRTCRPGAIILLHERGPAAAGRSLGPLLIRLEENGYRCILPPDDALIVEGACS; from the coding sequence ATGCCCGAGCTTCGTTTTTCCTCTCTTCCCAAATTCCGCCCCGCGAGCGGTCTTACCGCGCTTCTCGGCCTCGCGATAGGCGGCGCGGCCCTTTTGCTCGGCGCCCGTCGCTATCGTGAGGGCCTCCTCCTCGCCGGCGCCGCCCACGCCACCTTCTGCACGACGGCGGCGATCCCGAATCATCCCCTCACCGGCCCGCTCGTTCGCCGGTTCCGCACCGAGTCCCGCGAAGTCTGGCTCACGATCGACGACGGCCCGCATCCCGACACCACCCCCGGCATCCTGGAAACGCTTCGCCGCCACGGCGCGAAGGCCACCTTCTTCGTCATCGGCCGGAATGCCGCCAACCATCCCGAGCTGCTCCAGGCCATCGTCCGCGACGGTCACTCCCTCGGCAATCACACCGCCAGCCACCCCGCGGCCAGCTTCTGGTCCGCCGGCCCGGGCCGCATCGCCCGCGAAATCGATGGCGCCACCGCCGCGGTCGAGTCCGCCGGCCTGCCCGCCCCGCGTTACTTTCGCTCCCCGGTCGGCATGACGAACCTCTTTGTCGCGCCCGCGCTTGCCAACCGCGGGCTCCTGCGCATCGGCTGGTCCTCGCGAGCCTTCGATACTCGCCCCCAAAGCCCGGCCGCGGTCGTAACCAGAATCATGCGAACCTGCCGGCCCGGCGCCATCATCCTGCTGCACGAACGCGGCCCCGCCGCGGCCGGGCGCAGCCTTGGCCCGCTCCTGATCCGCCTCGAGGAGAATGGCTATCGCTGCATCCTGCCACCCGACGACGCCTTGATCGTGGAGGGCGCGTGCTCATGA